The following is a genomic window from Caproiciproducens sp. CPB-2.
ATTTTGGAAATTCCCAGCTTTTCCGATATGCTCACAATCGTAATACATTCGTTGGTGGTATAATTCTGCGCCATGGTGATCATGGCGGCCAGTCCGTACCTTCCTTTTGAAGAAATTCTCATGGGTTTCTCCTTTATAAAGATCATATTTTTTATAATACCTATTTATCATATCTTGAAAGAAGGATTTCGTCAAGAGGGGCGCGGATTTTTCGGATTATCGCAATGCCTGTTCCAGGTCACGGATCAGGTCTTCCGCGCTTTCCAGCCCGACGGAAAGACGCAGCAGGCACTCGTTGATTCCCTTTGCTTCCCGTTCTTCTTTGGGAACGTCGGCGTGCGTCTGCAGCATCGGATAGGTAATCAGCGTTTCCACCCCGCCCAGGCTTTCCGCGTACTGGATCAGCCCGACGCGCTCCAAAAGCTGTTTTGCCGTCTGCTCACGGTCCACTTCAAAAGAGATCATTGCACCGAATCCGGAGGACTGCCTTTTTGAAATCGCATACCCCGGGTCTTCGGGCAGGCCGACATAGTGCACCGCTTTGATTTTTTCCTGTGCGCACAGCCACCCGGCGAGCCGCATCGCGTTTTCCTGCTGCTTTTCCATGCGCACGGCAAGCGTCTTGATGCCGCGGATCAGAAGCCAGCTGTCAAACGGGGGAAGGCACGCTCCGGTGGTCGTGCTCAGAACCTGCAGCCGGTCAAAGAGCTGCTGATCGGCGGTGATGACAAAGCCGGCAAGGGTGTCGTTGTGCCCGCAAAGATATTTTGTCCCGCTGTGGACGACGATATCTGCCCCCAGCTTCAGCGGCTGCTGAAAATACGGGGTCAGAAACGTGTTGTCCACAATGAGCAGCAGGTTCCGCTCTTTGGTGATTTTTGAAACGGCTTCAATATCGGTCACCTGCATCATCGGATTGGTGGGCGTTTCGATAAACACGGCTTTGGTTTCCGGCCTGATGCGGGACTCGATCAAAGCGGGATCGGAGGTGTTCACAAAGTCGAAGGTAAGGCCGTTCTTGATGGATATTTTGTGAAAGTAGCGGTGGGAGCCGCCGTAGAGGTCGTCGGACGCGATGATGTGGTCGCCGGGCGAAAAAAGCTCCATGAGGGTCGCGATGGCGGCCATTCCGCTGGAAAAAGCCTTGGCGCCAGCGCCGCCTTCCAGCGCCGCTACCGTTTTTTCAAGATGCTCCCTTGTGGGATTCTGCAGCCGTGAGTAGTCGTAGCCCGTGCTTTGGCCGACCATGGGGTGCGCAAAGGTGGCCGACTGAAAAATAGGCACGCTCACGGCGCCGGTATAGTCGTACCGGTCGGAGCTTCCGTGTATACAAAGTGTGGTAAAATCCATATTTCCGTCTCCTGTCTGAATCATATTAGAGAGAAATGCGTATCCTAAGCAGATAACCGGGTGCGGCTATCTGCCCGCGCATTCGCGCAATCCCTCCGTGTATGAAAAATTTCAGGTTCCGGCGGCAGCGCCCGTTTTGTCCGGGGCCGGTGATGAGAACGGGCGAACAGGCCCTTGTAAAAATTTTCATCACATTCTCCAAATCATAGTAATATTATATGTATTAAATAATAATCGAAAACAAGGGTTGTGTCAATAGCCCGCGCCGGGAAATCCCACTTGCAATCTCTCTGCCGGCCTTGACAAGCGGATTTGTTCAGGTTAAAATATTTTTATATATTAAACATATATGAAAATTTGCATATCTACAGCAATTTCATTTCGGTTTGAGAGACAAAGCACGTTTTTCCCCCGCCGAAGGCGGGGGAAAAACGTAATTTTGTTGCAGAATCAACTGGAAATGCTGTAAATCATTAAATTTGAACGGAGGTTTCCTGTAAATGTCGAAGATTTATCATAGTCTGACCGATTTGATCGGAAAAACACCTTTGCTGGAGCTGTCGAACTTTGAAAAGAAGCATGACCTGAAAGCCGCGGTTGTTGCAAAGCTGGAGTATTTCAATCCTGCGGGGAGCGTAAAGGACAGAATTGCCAAAGCCATGATCGACGACGCGGAGGAAAAGGGACTTTTAAAGCCGGATTCCGTTATTATTGAACCGACCAGCGGCAATACCGGTATTGGCCTTGCTTCCGTCGCGGCCGCCAGGGGATACCGGGTGATTCTCACCATGCCGGAAACCATGAGCATGGAGCGCCGGAACCTTTTAAAGGCTTACGGGGCGGAGCTTGCGCTGACGGATGGCAGCAAGGGCATGAGGGGAGCAATCGATAAAGCGGATGAGCTTACCAAAGAGATTCCGAACTCCTTTATTGCCGGCCAGTTTGTCAATCCCGCCA
Proteins encoded in this region:
- a CDS encoding trans-sulfuration enzyme family protein yields the protein MDFTTLCIHGSSDRYDYTGAVSVPIFQSATFAHPMVGQSTGYDYSRLQNPTREHLEKTVAALEGGAGAKAFSSGMAAIATLMELFSPGDHIIASDDLYGGSHRYFHKISIKNGLTFDFVNTSDPALIESRIRPETKAVFIETPTNPMMQVTDIEAVSKITKERNLLLIVDNTFLTPYFQQPLKLGADIVVHSGTKYLCGHNDTLAGFVITADQQLFDRLQVLSTTTGACLPPFDSWLLIRGIKTLAVRMEKQQENAMRLAGWLCAQEKIKAVHYVGLPEDPGYAISKRQSSGFGAMISFEVDREQTAKQLLERVGLIQYAESLGGVETLITYPMLQTHADVPKEEREAKGINECLLRLSVGLESAEDLIRDLEQALR